A stretch of DNA from Candidatus Rokuibacteriota bacterium:
CCGCGGCGACTGGTTCTCCACCGGTGACCTCGGCGTCATGGACCGGGAGGGGTATGTCCACTTCAAGGGGCGGGCCGACGACGTGATCGGCAGCGCGGGCTTCAGGATCGGCCCCGCGGAGGTGGAGGGCTGCCTCCTCGAGCACCCGGCGGTGGAGCAATGCGCGGTCATCGGCGTTCCGGACGACACGCGCGGCGAGGCCGTGAAGGCCTTCGTGATCCTGGTGCCGGGGCAGGCGCCGTCCCCGGCCCTGGCGGAGGAGCTGATGGGGCACGTCAAGACGCAGCTCGGCGCCTTCCAGCGCCCGCGCGAGATCGAGTGGGTGGATGAATTGCCCATGACGGTGTCGGGGAAGATCAAGCGCGCCGAGCTGCGCCAGCGGTCGCAGGCCGCGGCAACGGCGCGCCGAGAGGAGGGACGCTGATGGCGCCCGTGCCCGTGAGCGAGTGGGGACGCCGGCTGTCGGACGCGATCCGCGAGGCCGTCGACCGGGGCGACCTCGCCGCGGCGCGCCGCCTCGTCGTCGAGGGCGACGGCCAGGCCAGGAGCCTCGAGAAGGAGTACTCCCTCATGTACAAGGGGCTCGGCATCACGCTGCGCGTGCTGCTGGGCCAGCTCCGCGAGCTGCCGCCGCGCGGCGACCTGCCCGCCCTCCTCGCGCGCTTCACGGGGGAGATGGCGGCGCGGATGACGCAGGCCTACGGGAGGCCGGAGGCGCAGCCGGCCGTCGAGGCGGCCCGTGCCCTCGCCGCGCCCTCGGCGGGCGAGAGTCTCGCGGCCGCGGTGGAGCGGACGGGGCGCTTCCTCTCGGCGGCCGAGGAGGTCTTCACGCGCGAGCAGTCCCGCCTCGCCGCGGAGGTCGTGCGCGCGCTGGACGATGGGGACGCCGCCCGGGCCCGGGCGCTGGTGGACGAGAAGGAGCAGCGCCAGTACGTCCCGCTCCACGACCGGATCATCCTCTTCATGGCGCAGGTGTTCGGCCACGTGCTGACGCACCATGGCCCCGACGAGCTCCAGCGCTTCCACCTGGGCTCGGCCGAGGGACAGCGGCAGGGCTTCGAGGGCTGGGAGCGCATGAGCGCGGCCGACTTCGCCCGCGCCAGCGCCTTCCTGCTCAAGCAGCACATGGGGCGCGTCGAGGTGCGGGAGGACGCGGAGAAGTTCACCTGCGCCCAGTCGCTGTGCGGGAGCGGCGGCCGGCTGCGGATCACGGGCGCCTACGAGGGGCCCGGCGCGCTCCCCTTCGTGCCGGGGCCCAGCGCGGCGACGGCGGGCGAGGCGCGCCTGCCCGTCTACTGCTCGCACTGCCCCATCTGGAACGGCGTGGCGCCCATCCAGTGGTTCGGCCGCCCGCACTGGGTCTTCGACGGTCCCGCCCGGCCCGACGGCTCCTGCACGCTGCACATCTACAAGCGGCGCGACGGCGCTCCGGCGGAGTACTTCCGCCGGCTCGGGCTCGCGCCGCCGGCGCGCTGATGCCGCCGCGCGCCCTGTCGGGGCCCGGACGCCGCACGCGGCGTCCCATCGAGACCGTGGTCCAGGACAAGGATCTCGTGGCGGAGCGCCACGAGCAGATCTTCCGTGCGGCGAGCTGCAGCTCTCCGCCGATGCCATCGCCTACCTCTGCTCCATCCTCGCGCTGAGGCGCTGGAACCTCCGCGCGCGGTTCTCGAGCGCGGAGGTGCAGGAGGCGCTGGTCGAGTTCATCCTGCGCGCTCTCGGCGCGGGCAAGGAGGCCGAGCGATGAAGGCGGTGCGCTGGCACGGGCCGAAGGACGTGCGCGTGGAGGAGGTGCCGGAGCCCGCGGCGGCGCCGGGCGAGGTGGTGGTGTCGGTGGCGGCCTGCGGGCTCTGCGGCTCCGACCTGCACGAGTATCTCCACGGGCCCGTGTACATCCCCAAGCGGCCCCACCCGCTGACCGGCGTGATGCCGCCGGTGACGCTCGGCCACGAGTTCTCGGGCCGGGTCGCGGACGTGGGCCGGGGCGTGACGCGCGTCCGGGCCGGCGACAGGGTGACGGTGAACCCGTGTGTCGTCTGCGGAGAGTGCCGCTGGTGCCGGCGCGGCCAGCCCAATCACTGCGCGAAGCTCGCCTCGATCGGCCTCTCGCGCGACGGGGCGCTGGCGCCCTATGTCCTGGTCCCTGAGTACGGCTGCCACTTGCTCCCGGCCGAGGTGAGCGACGAGGCCGGGGCCACGGTGGAGCCGCTGGCGGTGGCGGTGCACGCGGTGCGTCGGGCGCGGCTGGCGGGCGGCGAGCGCGTCGTCGTCATGGGCGCCGGCCCCATCGGGCTCCTCGTGCTCCAGGTGCTCCGGGCGAAGGGCGCCTCGTGGGTGGCCGTGGTGGAGCCCCGCGCCGACCGGAGGCGGCATGCCCAGGCCCTCGGCGCCGATGTCGTCCTGGACCCCGGCGCGGGCGATCCCTCGCAGGCCATCGCCGAGGCGACCGACGGCGATCGGGCGGGGGTCGTCTTCGAGTGCGTGGGCAGCGCCGCCGCCTTCGCGGGCGCCTTCCGCGCCGCGGGGAAGATGGGGCGCATCGTGCTCGTGGGGCTCACGCCGGAGTCGGTGCCGCTCAACGCGCTGCTGCTCCTGGCCCACGAGAAGGAGCTCGTGGGCTCCTCGGCCTACACCGACGAGTTCCCCGAGGCCATCTCGCTGCTCGCGCGGGGGCTGGTGCGGACGGCCCCGCTCATCACGGCCCGCGTGCCGCTCGAGCGGAGCCGGGAGGACGGGCTCGAGGCCCTGCTCAGGAAGGACGACGGCCACATCAAGATCCTCGTCATGTCCGGGACGGGAGGGCGGTCATGAACTTCGAGCTCACCGACGACCAGCGTTCGCTCCAGGCCCTCTGCCGGGATTTCGCCCGGAAGGAGATCATCCCCAACAGGGACGAATGGAACACCGCGGGGCGCTTCCCCATCGAGGTGTTCCGGAAGATGGCCGACCTGGGCCTGATGGGGCTGCTCGTGCCCGAGGAGTATGGCGGCACGGGCGTGGGTGCCGTGGCCTACGCGGCCGCCATGGAGGAGATCGGGAAGGCCGACCAGTCGGTGGCCTCCACCTGGAACGCGCATCTCACCATCGGCTCGCTGCCGCTGCTCTACTTCGGCACCGAGGCGCAGAAGCAGCGCTGGCTCGTGCCGCTGGCCCGCGGCGAGAAGCTCGGCGCCTTCGGCCTCACCGAGCCCGGGGCGGGATCGGATGCGCGCGGCATCCGCACCACGGCCACCCGAGACGGCGACGGCTGGGTCATCAACGGCACCAAGATGTTCATCACCAACGCCGGCACCGAGATGAGCCTGGGCGTGACGCTGCTCGCCGTGAGCGGCACCCGCCCCAACGGCGAGCGCGAGTACTCGGCCTTCCTGGTCGAGCGGGGGACGCCGGGCTTCAACGTGGGCAGGAGGATCCCCAAGATCGGCTGGCACTCCGTGGACACGCGCGAGCTGATCTTCGAGGGTTGCCGCATCCCGGCCGACAACCTCGTAGGGAAGCAGGGGGTGGGGCTGCGGCAGTTCATGAAGGCGCTGGCCATCGGCCGGATCAGCGTGGCCGCGCTGTCGCTGGGCTGCGCGGCGGCCTGCCTGGAGCTGGCGCTGGACTACGCCAAGCAACGCCGGCAGTTCGACCAGCCCATCAGCCAGTTCCAGGGCATCCAGTTCAAGCTGGCCGACATGGCGGTGGCCGTGGAGAACTCGCGGCTCCTCATCTACAAGGCGGCGTGGCTCTACGACCAGGGGCGGGAGTTCGCCAAGGAGGCGGCCATGGCGAAGCTCTACGCCTCGGACACCGCCATGGCGGCGGCCTCCGAGGCCGTGCAGATCCACGGCGGCTACGGCTACACCGACGAGTACGTGGTCTCCCGCTTCTTCCGCGACGCCAAGATCCTGCAGATCGGCGAGGGGACCAACGAGATCCAGCGCATGGTCATCGCGCGGCTGCTCGGCTGCTGAGCCGCCGCGCAGGGGAGAGGGCATGAGGGAGCCGACGCGGGAGCAGGGCCTCGCGATCTACCGGATGATGCAGCTCATCCGGCGCTTCGAGGAGCGCGTGGCCGAGTGCTTCGCCGGGGGCGAGATCCCCGGCTTCATCCACCTGTCGGTGGGCCAGGAGGCGCCGCCGGCGGCGGTGTGCGCGCTGCTCGGGCCCGACGACCTCGTGGGCGCCACCCACCGCGGCCACGGGCAGTGTCTCGCCAAGGGCGCCCCGCCCGACCGCATGATGGCCGAGCTGTTCGGGCGCGCCACGGGCACCTGCCGCGGCAAGGGCGGCTCCATGCACCTCTGCGACATGGCCCATGGAGTGCTGGGCACCAACGGGGTCGTGGGGGCGAGCCTGCCCATCGCCGTGGGCACAGCGCTCGCCTCCCGCGTCCGCGGCTCGGGGCAGGTGACGGCCGCCTTCTTCGGGGACGGGGCGGCCAACACGGGGGCGGCGCACGAGGCGCTGAACCTGGCCAGTGTCTGGGAGCTGCCCGTGGTCTTCGTCTGCGAGAACAACCTCTACGCCGAGTTCACGCCGCAGTCGGTCCACACCAAGGCCGGCTCGATCGCCCAGCGCGCGGGAGCCTACGGCATGCGCGGCGTGCGCGTGGACGGCAACGACGTGCCGGCCGTCTTCGCCGCCGCCGCCGAGGCCGTGGAGCTGGCGCGGGGCGGTCGGGGCCCGACCCTCATCGAGGCCATGACCTACCGCTTCCGCGGCCATCACGAGGGCGATCCCATGGCCTATCGCCAGAAGGCGGAGCTGGAGGAGTGGCGCGCGAAGGACCCGCTCCCGCGCTTCCGCGGCTGGCTCGGCGAGCGCGGCTGGCTGACCGACGCCGAGCGCGCGCGGCTCGAGGCCGAGGTCCAGGCCGAGGTGAACGCGGCCACCGAGTTCGCCAGGCAGAGCCCGTGGCCCGCGCCCGAGGCGGCCCTCGAGGGCGTGTATGCCTGAGATCAGGTACGTGAAGGCCATCGCGGATGCCATCACCGAGGAGATGGCCCGCGACGAGCGCGTCATCCTCCTCGGCGAGGATGTGGGGGCGCCGGGCGGCACGTTCGGGGCGACCAAGGGGCTGCTCCAGCAGTTCGGCGGCGAGCGCGTGCGCGACACGCCGATCAGCGAGACGGCCATCGTCGGCGCGGCGATCGGCGCGGCCGCCAACGGACTGCGCCCCATCGTCGAGATCATGTTCATGGACTTCATCGGCACCTGCTGGGACCAGGTCGTGAACCAGATGGCGAAGATGCACTACATGTTCGGCGGGCAGGTGCGGCTGCCCGTGGTGCTGCGCACGCACACGGGCGCCGGGCTCAATGCCGGCCCCCAGCACTCGGGGAGCCTCGAGGCGTGGGCTGTGCACGTGCCCGGGCTCAAGGTCGTCATGCCCAGCACGCCCGCCGACGTCAAGGGGCTCCTCAAGTCGGCGATCCGCGACGACAACCCCGTCATCGTCGTCGAGAACAAGACCCTCTACGCCACGAAGGGCGAGGTGCCGGCGGGAGAGCACCTGGTGCCCATCGGCCGGGCCGAGGTGAGGCGCGAGGGGAAGGACGTCACCGTGGTCGCCCTGTCGCGCATGGTCCACGAGGCCCTCAAGGCGGCCGACCTGCTCTCGAAGGACGGCATCAGCGCGGAGGTGCTGGATCCCCGGACGCTGTCGCCGCTCGATCGCGATGCGCTCCTCGGCTCCGTGGCCAAGACGGGCCGGCTGGTGATCGCCCACGAGGCCTGGGGGCCGTGCGGGTTCGGCGCCGAGATCGCGGCCATCGCGGCGGAGGGGGCTTTCCGCTCGCTCAAGGCGCCGGTCAGGCGGGTCACGCCGCCCTTCACGCCCGTGCCCTTCAGCCCGCCCATGGAGAAGCGCTGGCTGCCCGACGCGGGGAAGATCGCCGCGGCGGTACGGGAGGTGTGCGCCTGATGCGGGTGAAGGTGAAGATGCCCAAGCTGGGGCTCACGATGACCGAGGCCACCATCGTCGAGTGGCGGAAGGCGGTGGGCGAGGCCGTCGCGGCGGGGGAGCCCCTGCTCGTCATCGAGACAGAGAAGGCCGAGGTCGAGGTGGAGGCCCCGGCCAGCGGCACGCTGGTGGAGATCGTGGGACAGGTGCGCGCGGTGTACCCCATCGGCGAGGTGCTCGCCGTCATCGACATGCCCGGAGGCGCATAGTGCCGGGATACCTGGCGCGCGAGGCGCCCGGGTCCGGAGGGCGGGCCCACCAGACACACGCCGGGTGGCTCGCCTGGACGCCGCACCTCGCTCGGGCGGGCCGAGCGCGACCCCCCATCCCCCACAGGGGGCGGCGCGAGGCGAAGCGACCCGCGATCGCGCGCTCGCCCCGCCCTGCGCATCGGGCGGCGCCACGGCTCGCCACAGGGTGCGCCCGGCGGGCCCGCCCCCCGGACCCCGGCGTCAGCCGCTTCCGCGGCACTTTTCTTGGGAGGTACCTGGAGGAGCCATGGCGACGAGTAACGATCTGAAGGGGACGGTGGCGCTGGTGACGGGAGCCAGCCGCGGGCTGGGCCGCGCCATGGCGCTGGCGCTGGGGGAGGCGGGCGCTGATCTCGCGCTGGCAGCCCGCAGCCAGCCGGACCTCGAACGCACGGCGGAGGAGGCGCGGCGCCACGGCGTGCGCGCGGAGATCTTCAGGGCCGATATGCGCGAGCCCCGGGCCATCGAGGCGATGGTGGCGGCGGCGGAGACGGCCTTCGGCAGGATCGACGTCCTCGTGAACAATGCCGGGATCTCGGGCGCGGAGAAGCGGTTCGTGGACCTGACGGCCGAGGAGTGGGACGAGGTGCTCGCCGTGGACCTGCGCGCGCCCGCGCTCTGCGCCCGCGCGGCGGCGCGCGGGATGATCGAGCGCAAGCGCGGGCGCATCGTCAACATCGCCTCCATCGGCGGGCTCGGGGCCATGGCGCGGCTGGGCCCGTACTGCGCCAGCAAGGCGGGGCTCATCCAGCTGACCAAGGTGATGGCGCTGGAGCTGGCCCGCTACAACGTGCAGGTCAATGCGCTCTGTCCCGGCTACTTCGCCACACCGATGAACGAGACCTTCTTCGCCT
This window harbors:
- a CDS encoding 2,3-butanediol dehydrogenase, with the protein product MKAVRWHGPKDVRVEEVPEPAAAPGEVVVSVAACGLCGSDLHEYLHGPVYIPKRPHPLTGVMPPVTLGHEFSGRVADVGRGVTRVRAGDRVTVNPCVVCGECRWCRRGQPNHCAKLASIGLSRDGALAPYVLVPEYGCHLLPAEVSDEAGATVEPLAVAVHAVRRARLAGGERVVVMGAGPIGLLVLQVLRAKGASWVAVVEPRADRRRHAQALGADVVLDPGAGDPSQAIAEATDGDRAGVVFECVGSAAAFAGAFRAAGKMGRIVLVGLTPESVPLNALLLLAHEKELVGSSAYTDEFPEAISLLARGLVRTAPLITARVPLERSREDGLEALLRKDDGHIKILVMSGTGGRS
- a CDS encoding acyl-CoA dehydrogenase family protein; translation: MNFELTDDQRSLQALCRDFARKEIIPNRDEWNTAGRFPIEVFRKMADLGLMGLLVPEEYGGTGVGAVAYAAAMEEIGKADQSVASTWNAHLTIGSLPLLYFGTEAQKQRWLVPLARGEKLGAFGLTEPGAGSDARGIRTTATRDGDGWVINGTKMFITNAGTEMSLGVTLLAVSGTRPNGEREYSAFLVERGTPGFNVGRRIPKIGWHSVDTRELIFEGCRIPADNLVGKQGVGLRQFMKALAIGRISVAALSLGCAAACLELALDYAKQRRQFDQPISQFQGIQFKLADMAVAVENSRLLIYKAAWLYDQGREFAKEAAMAKLYASDTAMAAASEAVQIHGGYGYTDEYVVSRFFRDAKILQIGEGTNEIQRMVIARLLGC
- a CDS encoding thiamine pyrophosphate-dependent dehydrogenase E1 component subunit alpha codes for the protein MREPTREQGLAIYRMMQLIRRFEERVAECFAGGEIPGFIHLSVGQEAPPAAVCALLGPDDLVGATHRGHGQCLAKGAPPDRMMAELFGRATGTCRGKGGSMHLCDMAHGVLGTNGVVGASLPIAVGTALASRVRGSGQVTAAFFGDGAANTGAAHEALNLASVWELPVVFVCENNLYAEFTPQSVHTKAGSIAQRAGAYGMRGVRVDGNDVPAVFAAAAEAVELARGGRGPTLIEAMTYRFRGHHEGDPMAYRQKAELEEWRAKDPLPRFRGWLGERGWLTDAERARLEAEVQAEVNAATEFARQSPWPAPEAALEGVYA
- a CDS encoding alpha-ketoacid dehydrogenase subunit beta, whose protein sequence is MRYVKAIADAITEEMARDERVILLGEDVGAPGGTFGATKGLLQQFGGERVRDTPISETAIVGAAIGAAANGLRPIVEIMFMDFIGTCWDQVVNQMAKMHYMFGGQVRLPVVLRTHTGAGLNAGPQHSGSLEAWAVHVPGLKVVMPSTPADVKGLLKSAIRDDNPVIVVENKTLYATKGEVPAGEHLVPIGRAEVRREGKDVTVVALSRMVHEALKAADLLSKDGISAEVLDPRTLSPLDRDALLGSVAKTGRLVIAHEAWGPCGFGAEIAAIAAEGAFRSLKAPVRRVTPPFTPVPFSPPMEKRWLPDAGKIAAAVREVCA
- a CDS encoding biotin attachment protein, with protein sequence MMRVKVKMPKLGLTMTEATIVEWRKAVGEAVAAGEPLLVIETEKAEVEVEAPASGTLVEIVGQVRAVYPIGEVLAVIDMPGGA
- a CDS encoding glucose 1-dehydrogenase, with product MATSNDLKGTVALVTGASRGLGRAMALALGEAGADLALAARSQPDLERTAEEARRHGVRAEIFRADMREPRAIEAMVAAAETAFGRIDVLVNNAGISGAEKRFVDLTAEEWDEVLAVDLRAPALCARAAARGMIERKRGRIVNIASIGGLGAMARLGPYCASKAGLIQLTKVMALELARYNVQVNALCPGYFATPMNETFFASPTGQEVIKRSIPLRRLGDPVELGPTIVYLASEASRFMTGSVLVIDGGQLLT